A single window of Paenibacillus sp. SYP-B4298 DNA harbors:
- a CDS encoding C39 family peptidase, translating to MPENSCPSGLIDISPIKEMDYNCIDGIIASVAGWLGRDYELMFLGSWDFAFSLDLHGHSLGRRMQLLPEPVLQLLDKYHGIRRIAEAADNAQEGMARIEELIPTGVPVVLTCNAYWVPWDKYYGQQHTVHSFLVVGIDVHSRYLYCTDPYYRKNKVSLSFEHVEKAYASMSTFVPLSQEPPVLAHALQELQEMLKQQQHRDLYAEMNGFAHHITSIDLEAEAGDCEFLPILPLFEALQEVAQGRHKFARSLDYLGRAAQLTPLQEAAAAFRQLGDSWNMVRGTLMKMFMTGQVSEEQLSSLSCTIRDLSEQEQRWREALLWCTQKQLDC from the coding sequence GTGCCGGAGAATAGCTGTCCGTCCGGCCTTATCGATATTAGTCCGATAAAGGAAATGGACTACAATTGTATTGACGGCATCATTGCCAGCGTTGCCGGGTGGCTCGGACGCGATTATGAACTCATGTTTCTAGGATCATGGGACTTCGCCTTCAGCCTCGATCTGCATGGTCATTCGCTGGGCAGGCGGATGCAGCTATTGCCTGAGCCTGTCTTGCAACTGCTGGACAAGTATCACGGTATACGTCGGATCGCCGAAGCAGCGGACAACGCTCAGGAGGGGATGGCCCGCATCGAGGAGCTGATTCCAACAGGAGTGCCCGTTGTTCTGACATGCAATGCCTACTGGGTTCCTTGGGATAAGTATTATGGACAGCAGCACACTGTTCACTCCTTCCTAGTTGTGGGCATTGATGTCCATTCACGTTATTTGTATTGCACCGACCCGTATTACAGGAAGAACAAGGTCAGTTTGTCGTTTGAGCATGTTGAGAAAGCATATGCCTCTATGTCGACGTTTGTACCGCTAAGCCAAGAGCCTCCTGTACTAGCCCATGCGCTGCAAGAGCTGCAAGAGATGCTCAAGCAACAGCAGCACCGCGATCTTTATGCTGAGATGAATGGCTTTGCCCACCACATCACATCGATCGATCTGGAGGCGGAGGCAGGCGATTGTGAATTCCTGCCGATCCTTCCATTATTTGAAGCATTGCAGGAAGTCGCCCAAGGACGGCATAAATTTGCGCGGTCACTCGATTATTTGGGGCGAGCCGCCCAGCTCACTCCTCTGCAAGAAGCTGCCGCTGCATTCAGACAGTTGGGCGATAGCTGGAACATGGTTCGGGGCACACTCATGAAGATGTTCATGACCGGTCAGGTCAGTGAGGAGCAACTGAGCAGCCTGTCTTGCACCATCAGAGACTTAAGTGAACAGGAGCAGCGGTGGAGGGAAGCATTGCTATGGTGTACTCAAAAACAGCTCGATTGTTGA